A window of Kribbella voronezhensis genomic DNA:
CCCTCGGGGTCGTTGATGGTGTCCTGCAGACCCTTCAGCAACGCGCTGGTGAACTTCTTCACCTGGTCCGGATGGTCCTTGGCCAGGTCGGAGCGGGTGATGATCGCGTTGCCGTAGAGGTCCGGCAGCTTGTCGCCGTACGGCAGGACGACGGCCTGGCGATGCTTCGGGTCCGCCTTCTCGACCGTCGGCACACCGACGACGAACTGGCCGATCCCGTCGACCGTGCCGGCCGCCAGCAACTGCGGCAGGGCGGGCGGCGGCGACGGAACGAACTTGGTGGTCTCCCAGCCCTTGATCCCGGCCGCCTTGGCGTAGAGCGGGAACATCACCGTGTTGGTGGAGCCCGGCTGGTCGCCGATCTTCTTGCCGGCCAGGTCCTGCGGAGTGTTGATGCTGCCGCCCTTGAGCGCGACGATCGCCGCCATCGAGCGCTGGTGGATCATGCCGACCGTAGTGACCGGCATCTTCTGCTTGCCCATCGTGATCAGGATCGCGGTGAAGTCGCCGATCCCGTAGTCCGCCTGGCCACCGGCGACCAGTTTCAGCACGTCGACCGTGCCACTGCCCGGCTTGATGGTGACGTCGAACCCGGCGTCCTTGAAATAGCCCTTCTCCAGGGCGACATACGCATAGGCCTCGCGGCCGAAAGTGTTGAAAGACGTCAGATAGGTGATTTTCTGAAGTGATGCGTCCCCGTTCTGGCCTGCTTTGTCGTTGTTGCACGCACTGACCAGAGCTAGTGCGAGTACCGCCACAATGGCGGCGGCAGAGCGCCTGAACCTCATCCTGGACTTCTCCTCTCCGATATTTGATCAAACATCAAATATGGAAGGGTGGTCAATCGGCCCCTGGGGACTTCACAGTGTCTTTACGTCCACCGTTCCGGCACCCTTGGAGCCCGATCGCCGCCCGTCCTGGAGCCGTTCCCCATACCTGTCCGAACCCGGACGGGCATCCCGCCCCGACCACAGACCGTACCCGCCCGGACAGCAGATCGCGACGTCCGATCTGCCTGTTCGTGTCCGATCGACGACAAATTTGTGTAAACCCGCTGCTTTTGTGATCTGGGTCATGAGACCGCTCTCTTGACCAGCTCCCCCGCCCGGTGACCGCGTCACCCGGCAGAGGGATTCGTGCCGGGGCCGGCGTTTGGGAAGATGACCGGGTGGCGAACGTGCTGGTCCGGGGGTCGACCTATCTGCGCTGGGTCTACCTGTTGCTCGGCGCCGCCCTGGTGCTCGCGTTCATCCTGGTCGACAGCGCACTGGTCTCCCTGCTCAACGAGTTGCACCTGCCCGCCGTACTGATCGGCGTGTGCGTCGTGCTCGTCATCGTCGTTCCTCCCGTGGTGCTGGGCCTCCTGCCCGCGGTCCGGGAGGTGGAGGGCATCGCGGTCGAGTCACTGCTCGGGGTGCACTTCGAGGAGCGGCCGCTCGGCCCCGCCCGGACCTGGCCGCAGCGCCGCCGGACCACTACTTGGTTCTCCTTGCACCTGTTGGCAGGCGGCTTCGTCGGTGTTCTCAGCACGGTCGTGTTCGGCCTCGGTGCCGTCCTGCTCGCTGCCCCGTTCCGGTCGCGCGGATCGCACGAGCTGGTCCCGGGCATCGACTACACGGTGCACGACCGCTGGACCGACTACTGGATGCCGCTGACCGCCGTCGTCGCGATCCTCGCACTGCTGTTGTTGTCCTCGGCAATTGGCGCCCTGCTCGCGTACGCCGCCCCGCGCGTCCTCGGCCCGACTCCTGCCGAGCGGATCGAGCTGCTCGAGCGGCAGACCGCGACCCTTGCCGAGCGCAACCGATTGGCCCGCGAACTGCACGACAGCGTCGGCCACGCGCTCAGTCTCGTCACGATCCAGGCGGCCGCTGCCCGGCGCGTACTGGCCACCGATCCCGCCTTCGCCGAGAACGCCCTGGCGGCGATGGAGACCTCGGCACGGGCGGCACTGGCCGATCTGGACCATGTCCTCGGGCTGCTGCGCGAGGATCGCCGGCCGGGCGCGGAGAAAGCTCCGCAGGCGACCCTCGGCGACATCACCCGGCTGGTCGAGTCGACTCGGGCGGGTGGCATCACCGTGGCCGTCCAACGCGAGGGACGGCTGGAAGAACTCCCCGCCGCCGTCTCCCGGGAGGCCTACCGGATCGTCCAGGAGGGCCTCACCAACGCGATCCGGCACGCCGGACGACCGGCCGACCAACTGGAGGTGGCCTTGTCGATCAACCTCGGCACCGGCGGGCTGCGACTCGAACTGACCAACCCGGTCACGGCCGCCGCCTCGAGTCAGCCGGCCCGCACCGGCGGCGGCACCGGGTTGGCCGGTATCCGTGAAAGGGTCGCAGTACTGCGTGGCTCCGTCGAAGCGGGGTTGGTACGGGATCAGTGGCGCCTGGCGGTCACGCTGCCGGTCGCCGTGACGACGAAGGGAAGACCGTGAACGACGTCTCGGTGGTCGTAGTGGACGACGAGCCGCTGATCCGCAGCGGATTGCGCGCGATCATCGACGCGGAACCGGACCTGACGGTCGTCGGCGAGGCCGGTGACGGGGCCGAGGTGCTCGCGGTCGTCCGCCGGACCCGGCCGCACGTCGTCCTGATGGACGTCCGGATGCCCGCGGTCGACGGCATCCAGGCCACCCGGCTACTGCTCGAAGGCGTCGCCCCGGCTCCGCGCGTGCTGGTCGTCACCACCTTCGAGAACGACGACTACGTGTACGACGCGCTGCGCGCCGGGGCATCCGGCTTCCTGCTGAAGCGGACTCCCCCGGACGACATCATCGCGGCGATCCGTACCGTCGCGAGCAGCGAGTCCCTGCTGTTCCCGGAAGCGATCCGGGCACTGGCTCTGGCGCACGTCTCCACCCAGCACCCGACCGGGCTCGAGCGGTACCAGTTGACCGAGCGGGAGCAGGAGGTGCTCCGGTTGATGGCGAAGGGGTTGTCCAACGCGGAGATCGCGGCGGAGCTGATCCTCGGCGTACAGACGATCAAGACGCATGTGGCGAACACGCTGGCCAAGCTGGGAGCTCGCGATCGCACTCAGGCGGTCATCCTGGCCTACGAATCCGGCTTCGTCCCGCTGCACTAGAGGCTTCAGGGTTCCGCCGCACCAGAGCTTCAGGGCTCGGTGGTCAGGCCCTCTTCGGCGAGGGTGCACGCGTTGTGCAGCGGGTCGACGGCGTCCGCTGTCACCGCGAGGCGTTTGAGCAGCGTCCGGAAGACCGTCCGCTCGCCTTCCTCCAGGCTGCCGAGCACTTCTTCCTCGGCCTGGCCGAGGCGGCGCTCGAGATCACAGAGCGCTTCGCGACCCTGCTCGGTCGCCACGATCAGTCGCGCCCGGCGGTCTGTCGGGTCGGGCTGCCGCTCGACCAGACCGGCCTTCTCCAGGTCGTCGAGCAGGTACGTCATCACCGTTCGATCGACGTCCAACTGGGCAGCCAGGTCGAGCTGGCGCTTCGGCCCTGACCCGACCGCGGTCGCGAGCACCTGATA
This region includes:
- a CDS encoding ABC transporter substrate-binding protein, coding for MRFRRSAAAIVAVLALALVSACNNDKAGQNGDASLQKITYLTSFNTFGREAYAYVALEKGYFKDAGFDVTIKPGSGTVDVLKLVAGGQADYGIGDFTAILITMGKQKMPVTTVGMIHQRSMAAIVALKGGSINTPQDLAGKKIGDQPGSTNTVMFPLYAKAAGIKGWETTKFVPSPPPALPQLLAAGTVDGIGQFVVGVPTVEKADPKHRQAVVLPYGDKLPDLYGNAIITRSDLAKDHPDQVKKFTSALLKGLQDTINDPEGAAKILQKYDPKRTVDGSVAELNLMKPYVKPDGFTGELGEADGERVERIIKALENAGEIKPAGSLNPAEVVDRDLAPKG
- a CDS encoding MarR family winged helix-turn-helix transcriptional regulator — protein: MTTSSPQTDVRARQARGMSVEADLGWALGVVFRRYAKRSAQALDDVPGGPRGYQVLATAVGSGPKRQLDLAAQLDVDRTVMTYLLDDLEKAGLVERQPDPTDRRARLIVATEQGREALCDLERRLGQAEEEVLGSLEEGERTVFRTLLKRLAVTADAVDPLHNACTLAEEGLTTEP
- a CDS encoding sensor histidine kinase; this translates as MANVLVRGSTYLRWVYLLLGAALVLAFILVDSALVSLLNELHLPAVLIGVCVVLVIVVPPVVLGLLPAVREVEGIAVESLLGVHFEERPLGPARTWPQRRRTTTWFSLHLLAGGFVGVLSTVVFGLGAVLLAAPFRSRGSHELVPGIDYTVHDRWTDYWMPLTAVVAILALLLLSSAIGALLAYAAPRVLGPTPAERIELLERQTATLAERNRLARELHDSVGHALSLVTIQAAAARRVLATDPAFAENALAAMETSARAALADLDHVLGLLREDRRPGAEKAPQATLGDITRLVESTRAGGITVAVQREGRLEELPAAVSREAYRIVQEGLTNAIRHAGRPADQLEVALSINLGTGGLRLELTNPVTAAASSQPARTGGGTGLAGIRERVAVLRGSVEAGLVRDQWRLAVTLPVAVTTKGRP
- a CDS encoding response regulator transcription factor, which translates into the protein MNDVSVVVVDDEPLIRSGLRAIIDAEPDLTVVGEAGDGAEVLAVVRRTRPHVVLMDVRMPAVDGIQATRLLLEGVAPAPRVLVVTTFENDDYVYDALRAGASGFLLKRTPPDDIIAAIRTVASSESLLFPEAIRALALAHVSTQHPTGLERYQLTEREQEVLRLMAKGLSNAEIAAELILGVQTIKTHVANTLAKLGARDRTQAVILAYESGFVPLH